The stretch of DNA aaattactaTGTTAGATAAGCCATATCAaagaaaaaatatgataattaaataaattatagaaAAACGAACAATCAATGGCTATAAACTAGCCTATCCTCGACATATTTCAGTAACCTTTGGACAGGTTAATGATTCAGTTAAAATTGATCCATTTCAATTCAGACAGGCTTTGTGAAATTTTTTAACATGTTAATGGGTAAAAGGATTGGGGTTAGTTGAATATATTTTCATTCATTTCAATCTGCCTATATGACATCCTTAGTTTTTCTTTCAAAGATTCTGCAACACCTATACTTTGTTGTTACTTTAATGTTAGGCGCATTTCGAGAAGTTGTGGAACGAGAGTTTAGAGCAATGATACAATTGTTTTTGTGTGATGTATAAGTTAAGGGTTCGAATAGTAAAATTAGTCTTTAATATTTATATTAAGATATATGTTTATATTACACTCCTTAGGGTATTATCCTTTCTCCAAATCACGTGTAATTATGAAATGTCTTAGTGTATCCGATTGCCCTCTACATTTCTAGAAGTTGTCATGCATGTAAATGTTTGCTGAGTTATATTCAATGGTCTTTGCAATTGTTCAGTAACTTGGAATTAACGCTAGAAGACGGTAGGTCCGGTACATGcatccataaatatatatatatatatatatatatatatatattactactATTAATAAGGGAGGATCGGGAGCTCCTTCCGGTCAAAGTGAATTGACTAAAAAGCCCAAATCACTTCAGTTTATATCCTCCTTGCCTATCTGGGGTATTTTTGGTATTCAGATCTAATGTGCTTTAAATATTCGCCTTTATTTATCTGTCTAGACAAAATGCTGAAACAGTGGGTCCCTTTAATTTGCCATTTATACTTTCAGCAAGGTTGAAAGCTATTATAATTCATGGGCCCACTTAAATTTATTATTTCACaccataattttccaatttacgtTCCTATCCACATGTTTAGATTAATGACTATATGAACTCCACTTAAATTTATCAATCTCACATCCAATTCCTCGTTGGATCAACAACATAcctaatatattttttatagtatGTGATCTGGAGAGGGTAATGTATACGTAGACCTTACGCTTACCTCGCAAAAGTAAAAGGACTGTTTTAGATAGATTCCCAGCTCAAGAAAAATAATTTACATCAGGTTTGAAAAATAAATCCTCCCTTAAATGGATACACTAATTAGACACTATACTAATTatgtaatatttaaattgtgtaaataattttttttctcttgCTTTATAGTTTAAAAGCGAGTAACATTTTCTGTCTtaatattatatttgatattaaGAATAAACGAATATTAACTACTATAACCAagcaaaatataaattattttacaAAAGGTTAATCCTTAAATATTACAATGCCATTTCAAACCAAAACATTGAGTtacttttattaattattaattaagcTATTCtcatttgaaaaaaaaacttGCTCCGACTTAATTTAAAATACTAATAGTAAAtttatgtttatatatatatatatatatatatatatatatatatatatatatatatatatatatatatatatatatatatataagagtgtTCTAATTAAGAAATAACACATACTCAAATTAGAACTCACGATATTACTGTTCAAACTGCATTAATTTCACCATTTGAATTTTAGTGATTATTTTGAATGTGCAATCAATCAATTatctttaattaaattaattaatgagAAAACTCTATAAAAAGGAAGAGTGGAGTTGGTACTCCTTTACAAAATATTTGTTTCTATATATTAAGGTCCACCTCTAATGTAATACATGTCTTTTCTTATGTTAAAAGAAGACATCTCATCTTATTTAATACTATTAACAAGTGAATTATCGACGAAtaaaattgcaaactctctggTTATTCACAAGTTAACGAGATTTAAATAAATTAggaatttttttcttaaatttaacaCACCCATAAATTACCTAAATATGTTGTCTATGAATTTTTGTGCTACCAATAAGCCTACTTATTACTtactaaaaataatatattgtAAATTTCAAATTAGAATACGAGGAACAAAAAAAAACACAAACATAAAAGAAATAGCAAGTTGATGAAATATTGGTACCATTTTATTTCGTTTTCTTTGATGTTTAATTCCAACAAAATAAGTTTAACTTTATATAGTTAACTCAGAAACACAATAGTTTTTATTGAATAAAGATACATATGAAATTTctatctttaaatatattatttaaagtAACATTAATGATCTTTACAAAATAATTGAAGTAATGCAATtaagaatattatttttgtaattaaGTGTTGGGCCCATGTCAAGCATGGGCCTATCCCTCATCTAGTATATATATTACCAAAAAGCTCGCGAAGTAGTAAACAATGTACCAAAAGTGACAAATATAAAACAATATATACCACAAAATTAAAGGAAATGTAATCCCTTACACCCAATTTACCAGTGAGAAGTGGTATTTGCTCGATAATGTGTTACTAACGCAACTAGAAGATAAACTAAAATTCACACAACAAACTATAAGATTATGGAAATTAGTTTCTGAAGGTATTTCTTATGGAAATATCATATTTTAAACTCATTTTCGAAAAATACATAGATAATTGATCAAAAAAGGTAATTAAGTGATGTCATAATTGGTTCAATATACAAAATAAGCATGCATACAGAATTCAATATTGTACAAATTCCTATGAAGTAAAACAATTATATATAAGAATTTATTTCCATATTTTAATTAACTAGCTAAACCTACCGCAAGCTTGGCTCTTAAATCTTTTCGAAGTATTTTCCCTGATGGAGCTTTTGGGATTGCTTCTGTGAAAAATACTCGATTGATTCGCTTGTAAAATATAACCTGCATcaattatatatttaaattcCTTTCAGTCAGGTTAAATTATTTATGATCAATCAAGAATGTAAATTATGCATATGGAGATCAAAGATATAGTTGCATTTGAGGAAATTAaggataacaacaacaacaacaacaacaacaacaacaataacaacaacccataAGTGGGATTCGAAATGGGTAGTGCGTACACAAACCTCACCCTACCGTGTGAGGGTAAAGAACTTGTTTCCAATAGATCCTTGGCTCAAGAAAAAATACAAAaggaaagattttttttttttacgagcTTCTCTTCCTCTATGCTTGGAATGAATAAGATATACTATCAAGGGTTGTGGTGGAATCTATAAGATCCCTCTAGCTTTAGTCTCGGTTTTAAGCTCTGGGAATGAAAAATAAATCCCGATAGGGAATGCTTCCCCTTTACGCTAAACGAATTCAGATTAGCCGAATCCTTAATGCGAGTACCGTACACCTAGGTAggaaaccaaaaaagaaaaagaataaacaAGACACGATATTTACCTGTTCGGATACATATTTTTTAATCTCTTCCTCTGAAATTTTGCTACCATTTGCTCTCACTACAAAAGCAACAGGAACTTCTCCTGCAACCTCATCTTTCATCCTGTGCATAAGACATTTGTATTAAGTACTTTTCCAATAAAATTGTTGAAGTATAATGTGAATTCAATAAATCAATTTTAAAGAGTTGTACTATATGTTTTGTATATTgacaaaaaatccaaaaacaaaaatgacACAGACTAATGTAAAAGTAGATAAAGGGACTTACGGTACAACAGCAGCATCAGTTATGTTTGGATTAGAAATTAGCAAAGCTTCTAATTCAGCAGGAGCAACTTGATATCCTTTATATTTGATTAATTCCTTCAATCTATCTACTATAAACACTTGATCATCATCATCTATGTATCCAATGTCACCAGTGTGTAACCATCCTTCTTTGTCTATTGTTTCCTCTGTCGCTTTTGGATTTTTCAGATATCCTGTCCATAATCAAATCCCACTATTTTCAGAACATAATAAAATACTCAGTGTGATTCCATAAGTGCGGTCTGAAAAGGGAGTGTACGCAAACTTTTTCCCTACTTTGTGTTTACACTGTCAGTATATAAAAAATAACCTTTTAAGTAATTTATGGTGAATTCTGATGACTTGATCATGCAGATTAGTCGTTGTTGCAATCTTCCACAAAAAGATTAGTTTAATTTGGACATCATTTGAATTTTCTTTAGTACGAAAAATTATCTTTTGCCGTATGATGCAAAATAAAGTGAGAGCCTAAGGATTATAAAAGCTAAGGCTTAATAtccataatatataaatagaaaCTAATTCTAAAGAATTATTAAAGCAAATATTAGTTCTGATTTCTTTTAGTGGCCATTTTTGTTCAATTACATCACATATATAAGGGTAAGTACACAAATAACCCTATAAGTGGATAGTCTTAAAATTTTATCCCCGGTTGCCCCATGGACAacacttaaaattttaattttaaagttCTACCTATGAGACAAGCGGAGGTTAAAAGTTAAAGACTACCTCAAAAAGATTCATATTTATACAATTTTTGCACATATAGAGTTGGAAACGAAATACATATTTGGGGACATAAACTTGGGCCGAATAAGTGCGGAAGCCAATATATTATCTTGGGATTATTACATAAATAGCCGGTCAGATTcactatttactttttctagccgatatatatagattatacattgattatacacagttatacatatattatatatgaattttacaTATGTTATACATCcgccggctatttttagtttaagaaatTAGGTGAGCggttatttgggttaattcttctatatAGTCTTGTAGGTGAGCAGTTATTTGGGTTAATTCCTCTGGCCCAAAATCACTTTAGGAAATCTTATAGGCCCATAAAACATGGGTCAAAAGGCAGCAATGAGTCCACACCTAAAGTCTATTATAGTCTTGTAGTTTAATCCCTTAGCACCATATTTTAGGGGGAAGTACATAAATAGCCATTCTTATGGATGCTATTTAAAGATTGGCCATTACATATTTTTTCCTAAAACTTTAAAATGAAAAGCTTAATTTCAGGACAATTCAAGATATTTTTGTCCCGAAAAATTAaacttaaaatttaaaattcaggacatatTGGCTAATTCCTAAATATCAGCCCTTTAGAATGGCTATCTGACGTCATTTCTACCATATTTTAGTACTTTTTTAAAtctctttaatatatatatatcctgGGTCCGTCTCTGATATTTATTAGTGCTTATTCGAACACAAACAACAAAATGTACCTTTCATAATCTGATCACCTCTAATGCAGATTTCTCCGGCATGATTCCGGGGAAGCGACGCACCGGTGTTGGTGTCGACGATCTTCATCTCAGCGTTCCGAACAACTGTCCCACAGGATCCAGACTTGACTTCAAACTGTTGTTTTGCAAAAGCTAGACACATTGATAACACAGGACCTGCTTCAGTCATTCCATATCCCTATTTAATTTGTACATTACAACAAGTAATAATATTAGTTTAACCTAATTAATTGCATGCACATACATGCTACTGTTACCTTCTAATCAATACCTTCTTTTCTGCCATAATAAATACCGTTTACTTTGTTAAGAAGTTGACGTTTCATGTGCAACAACTATTTTTAATCATTTGTTTCttcatttattttgtttattCAGAATTGTCTGCTTAGTCATATCAATTGAAACGAATAGAGTAGTATAACATGCTTATCATTTCTTTTTTGTTCACTTCTCAATTCTCATCTTCAATAAACGAAGAAAAAAAAAGTCATATGGACCCCCACTCCACCAGTAAACTAAGGCATTTATTGGAAGGGAGGGGAGGGCCATATCGACGTTCAATAGTTTGACTATTAGCCAAGCTTCTCCGCGTCAAAAatgcttcctttttttttttcaaaaatacttttttttcttaacttaaggtgtttggccaagcttttttgggggaaaaaaatatttttgggaagaaACAATTTCCGGGAAGCAGAAAAAGGTAGCTtttcccaaaagcagaagcacAAACagtttgacttttcttcttaccaaaaatatccttaacaaaatatagtatacaCCTAAATAACCGTTAaatctaatacttaggatattaatgtataagtatttcttcttatttttaggatagttttctaatatatatagtgactttaggggtgaaggtttttatatttgttgaataatttttaatatatttgaatAATATTAAAAGGATTAaagtaatttttaattttattttcatattttacttaaataaaataaaaagatttaattattgcctgtaataacaaatattttgagattatttatttacttataatattaactattaagtaaatctattcatgtccttattcgtaatttgatacttaaaagcactttttgaaaagcttggccaaacacaaattattgctcaaaggTGCTTTttagagtgattagccaaacacaaactgcttctctccaaaagtatttttttcataaGTACTTCTAAAAAAAACACTTatcaaaataaactgatttttccAATTTGGCCTAACAGGCTATATAATTGCATCAATGCTTCCATCTTAATAATATTTGTCCTTTTATTTTTCCCTTAGTAGTCattctaaaatatagtgaaaatTAAGAACGAGCTAGATGTTAGTCACATCAGGCTATTGCCTCCTGCTCAAAGGGGTCCAAACCTATGTTCTCAAGTGTCAACATATCTACGTCTAGGCTATCGTGGCCCCACCccctcctccccctccccctcgtAGCAGAAGTATTTATTGATTTTCGAGGGAAATATGTTGGTCTAGTAGAAACAATTCTGAGATTTTCAATTGATCCTTTTTGGAGAATTATTAGACGGTCTTTCTGAAAAGGCCTTTTAATTGGTATGTAATATTGATGAAGCTAATTTAGAAATGGAGAGCAATTTGAAAAAATAATCTTAAATCTTAGTGTCCTGACCCCTAATCGAATTGTTTGGAATTCAaaagtgaaagaaaatattttatctACTAATAGCGGTCAAATTAGCATattatcaaatcacgcccgaatTGTTTGGAATTTAaaagtgaaagaaaatattttatatactaaTAGTGGTCAAATTAGCATATTATCAAATCACACCCGAATTGTTTGGAATTTAAAcgtgaaagaaaatattttatatactaaTAGTGATCAAATTAGCAAATTATCAAATCACGCCCATATTGCCCACAATTGTAGATATATGGATTTTGAGAATAGGCCTTAAGCCAAAACTCTTAAATCCACGAAGCCAATCTTAATGTACGGAGAAGCTTTGCGCACCATGAGTTGAAATagcagctttattttattttttattttttttagtttaccaaaaaaaaaacagCTTCTTAaatttgaaattaattaatttaatttttttgttttactCCGATGACAATTTttagtcatataagtattttggTATATTAAATATCATAAGTTTCAAAATTTTATAACAAAACAAATATTATGACATATTTATATCATAAGTTTAAAAAATCATTATGTTTACTATTCGTTGCTTTTTATACATTGTATATCTCTAATAAAGGTCAAACGCTGcacaattttttattttgatatgcAACGTCAAGTTTGTCAAAGATTAAGGACCATCTTTGTATATCATCATTTATAATTTCAACTAAAATCTAGTCCCCATACCATATCAGATTTGGGAAATTAACTACCACAAAAGTGCTaatatcataaaaaaaaaaaaaaaaataagagtaAATAACGTACCGTAGCACATTAAAATACACGAATATTGCAAACAATTCCACATTGGCAGCACATACAGTGGCGGAGTCAGGATTTTCATTAATAGGAGtcaaaatataagaaaataaacTCACCAAGAAGTCAATAGGTAtcaatatatagtatatatacatatttaaaaaataattacccAGCTACACACTATAATTTTCCGACGAAGGGGTATCAGTTTGACACCCCTTGGGtgtatgtggctccgccactgagcacatatatatatatatatataacggtaAAGGACACCCATATGAACTAAGCATTTCGCATTTACGCAAGGCTCGAGGAAGGGCGGCACCCCAAGACATAGTGACGTAGGCAGGATGctaaattcataaaataaaaagaaatgcaAGAAGCGAAGTTTGTAGTACTTTACCTGTCCTAGTATGGCATTTGGCAGTTTAGCTCTAACAGTATCTTCAAGCTCTTTCCCCATTGGTGCAGCCCCAGACATTATCATCCTTATACTTGACAAATCATATTTATCGACCAATGGACTTTTTGCTATAGCCAAAACTATAGGCGGCACAAATGGTGCAATTGTCACTTTATATTTCTCTACTAGCTCCATTAATCCTTTAATCTCAAACTTTTGCATTATCAAAATTGTTGCCCCAACTCTTAGCCCACAAAGCAACACAGAATTGAGTGAATAAATATGAAACAATGGCAAAACACACATAATCACATCTTCACTATTGAAATAAAGATTAGGGTTTTCACCATCAACTTGTTGTGCTATACTTGTTACTAGCCCTTTATGTGTTAACATTACTCCTTTTGGAAACCCTGTCGTGCCCGACGAATAAGGCAACGCCACGACATCATCATGAAAGATTTCTATATCAGATAAAATGGTATTATAATCATAATTATGATTATCTTCCTCTGATTGATCAGTAATTAACTTGGTGAAACTAAGACAACCATATTCTGGTGGTGAGTTATCCGTACACATAATTTTCACCTCGTTTTCCTCGGCGAAACTCTTGATTTTATCAACGTAACAAAATTGTGTAATAATAAGCTTCACATTTGATGCTTTTGCTTGCTTTGTGATCTCCGACGGCGTGTAGAACGGATTCGCCGTCGTGCTTATCGCTCCTCGGAACGATGCTCCAAGAAACGCGAACACGAATTCGGGCGAATTCGGAAGTAAAAGCATGATAACATCTCTTTGTTGAATTCCAATTTTGTAAAGTCCGATAGCAACTCTTTTGGAGGTGAGTTCAACGTCGGCATAAGTGTATGTTGCACCTGTGGCACTATTGATCAAGCAAGTACGTGAACTGAATTGAGAGATATTCTCAAAGCAATAGGTATGAAGAGGAAGATGATTTGGAATGTAAATATCAGGAAGTTTTGATCGAAAAATGTATTGATCATAGtgattttctttgtttttcaccATTTCCATAATCTTTTGTTTTTGTTATGGAGAGggaaagagagagagaagaaaagaGAAGGTGGTTTTTTGGTATAGAGGTATAATTAAGATGAAGCTTAATTTATCTTTGGTTTGTTTGGGAATTGGTAGGAAGTTATAGACAGAGGCAAGAGGGTTAGGTGATGGTAGAGGAACTGGTAAATTAATGGATTTGTATTGGTTATAATTGTTTGGAGTTTTTGACGAAATGGTTTAGAAATGTATTCAAAAGTAGATGGAGTTAAGTTATATAAACTGATCgtgtaaaaaaaattatattatcatATCACTCAAAAATTATCTACATGAACTTCTCCAGAAAAAATAAGATttgtaattttaaaaataagacAGATGACATACTACAACAGAAAATATGACCTCATATATAGTGTAAGAGTTCTTTATATTATGGGTGGATATAGGTTAAAATCAAAGAAATTAGATAGATTTAGCCAGCTAACTATACTTATAAAGATATTATAATATTTAAGGGTATCATTCGTCTTTAAAATGTTTCTTCTTTTTTGTCGACTTTCATCCATATCTGTCGAAAGAATTTAATATGGTATACTCTTGCCGTTACGATTGAATTATTACAGTCAATTATATCCAACTATATACAATTAATGTTGCAAATTTAGCATTATGACAGCGCATGAGCTATAACACAATATAATTACTTGCATGATACGGTCGGCTATGTCATAAAGATTACAATTTGGTTTTAAGTCAAAATTAATATCGCAAGATATGATACTATAATAAGTACTATGTCAATTGAAACTTTTTAAATGTAAGAGTGTCACATAATTAAATGAggtcatttaattatttctgtaCATTTTTCTTATATGAAAAACTTCATCTTTAAAGTTAAAAGGAGTAATAATCAAGAGTTATTTGCTAACAAGTCATACTTGTGCCTAAAAGAACCCATACTTACTAATAATTTGGACTTGGTAATCGAAATTAAACGGTTTTCTATTTCTAGTTTTCACTCaaaaaaacttcaacttttttttCCAATTAAAATTCATGTCCAAATTAAACACAATTGACACACTTCAACTTCAAATACTTTTCTTTTTATAATTTCAACTCAATCTAAGTCCAAACATTCTACAAGTATAATCATTCGATAAAACGAGTAACATTGTTAGCCTAGTAACAAACCCTTTTCGCTAGTgttctattgttgttttcttttttcctagtcgtttttccaacttgcttatatatttattattatatagGAGTATGTGACGCCACATTTGAATAGAGGTTCATATGAGGTACTACACTCAATTGTACATGTTCACCTAACATAATGACTAGTCAAAAACATAACTTAAAATACACTAATATATGTAAGAACGTATTATTATAAAGGACAGTCCAGCAGGGTTCGAGGAAGGGCTGCATTCCTAGGAGTATGATATAGACAACCtatcctaatgcaagcattagtggcagCTAATACGGCTCGAACCTAAGACCTATAGATCACACGGCGACaattttaccgttgctccaaagtCCAAAGCTCCCCTTCTAATAATGTATTTTTATACGAAAAAATTAAATAGAGGCCGAAAGTTTGATATGGTCATCGCAGTGTAACAGATGGTACAGCTTACCTACTTCCATTCTAAAGATGCATATGGCGGATTAAATTTTGTGGAGATTTAGTCATTAGGCATACATACGTGTGCTGCGTttactttatcaacttacatatctCGTTGACTAAAAGCTTAAAGACGCTAACTACGAAGTTCATCACTTTATACCCATCCATGATTTTCTTGAATGATACATCATTATCAACCAAAAAAACACTAAATAAGACTTGTGGTTAAGTAAGCAGAgtagtcaacaacaacaacaaacccagtagtttcacacaagtggggtctgggagtaagatgtacgcaaccttacccctatcccTGGAAGGGCAGAGTAGTCAAGGTGCTTAAAAAAAGCAAGAAGCGATCTCGTTCGATCGACATAATCATACCATCAAGAATATGTATCCACTGTTTTGTATTGATTtctttgatcagcttcaaggtgctaaGCCATTCTCCGAGATTGATTTGTGATCAGagttatcaccaattgaagactCAAGCTTTAGACATTCCTAAGATAGTGTTCAAGACTCGTTCTGTTCACTATGAGTTCTTGATGATGTCGTTTGGATTGACTAATGTTCCAGCGGCATTCATCGACGACTTGATTAACCGCGTGTCTAACCACACAGTAAAATAAATACAAGCTACTATATTTAGATAAGCCATCAACTAATTTTTCTCCAAGACTttactattttctttttctttcgttTTCCAGCTCAGTAAAGAGTAACTAGTCCGTGTTAAATATGACAAAATAGAATTGTGAAACAAAATCCTAAAATTAGTAGAGATGCATCCTAACGAGGTGCCAGAAATGATGGATGCAAATGTAAGTAAAACAAACACTTTTGCGAAAGCACGAGGCATCAGAAACATTTCATTCTCAAAAAAATATATAGTATCAAGTTTCAAGGTAATAGAAAGCCAGTAGACCTTGAAGAACCTTATGCAACAATGCTCCTGTAACGTATTCTTTCAACTTTATCATCATTATATGAATCTGACAAAAATGGGTTTGATTTCCCAGTGTCCTCTGGAATGATGCGAGGAAGATGTAAGGGCCACACTTTAGGCCTTCGAAAGAATTAGAACAATGTCAAGCTACCAAGTAAAAATTGGTTGAATTAGAGATAGCACCTTTTTATGGCTTCAAAGCAAGGGCAAGACCCAACTTGGGTATTGGATTCTTTGCCTTCGTGTCATACTCAGCAGAGAAAGTAATAAGTGACTTTGGCCTCCATTCCCGCTGGCAAAGCATTGCAACCTTCCCATTGTCAGAAAACCTAGTCTTCACAGATGTTAATGGATCGACTCTGTGAGCACTCCCGATGCTGAAGCTGTTCTCATAGGTAGATAATCTGTGAATCATCTCCGCAGCAACTTCAGTTCCACTAGCTGGATCGACAGAGTGTACATATGATGCCTTCACAGCTTGTCCCTTGTCCGTTCTATATGGATGGCAACAACATTGCAGATTAGACACTCAGAAATATCAAAGAAATGTTGTACATATTGCacaagcacaagttaaaatctcTAGTTTATTGAACGAATAAAGCTGATGATGAGTGCATTTAAATGCAACAACTGAGGGATTGAAAGGGGG from Nicotiana tomentosiformis chromosome 11, ASM39032v3, whole genome shotgun sequence encodes:
- the LOC104107247 gene encoding 4-coumarate--CoA ligase 2-like; its protein translation is MEMVKNKENHYDQYIFRSKLPDIYIPNHLPLHTYCFENISQFSSRTCLINSATGATYTYADVELTSKRVAIGLYKIGIQQRDVIMLLLPNSPEFVFAFLGASFRGAISTTANPFYTPSEITKQAKASNVKLIITQFCYVDKIKSFAEENEVKIMCTDNSPPEYGCLSFTKLITDQSEEDNHNYDYNTILSDIEIFHDDVVALPYSSGTTGFPKGVMLTHKGLVTSIAQQVDGENPNLYFNSEDVIMCVLPLFHIYSLNSVLLCGLRVGATILIMQKFEIKGLMELVEKYKVTIAPFVPPIVLAIAKSPLVDKYDLSSIRMIMSGAAPMGKELEDTVRAKLPNAILGQGYGMTEAGPVLSMCLAFAKQQFEVKSGSCGTVVRNAEMKIVDTNTGASLPRNHAGEICIRGDQIMKGYLKNPKATEETIDKEGWLHTGDIGYIDDDDQVFIVDRLKELIKYKGYQVAPAELEALLISNPNITDAAVVPMKDEVAGEVPVAFVVRANGSKISEEEIKKYVSEQVIFYKRINRVFFTEAIPKAPSGKILRKDLRAKLAVGLAS